In Deinococcus irradiatisoli, the genomic stretch CTCGAGCAGATCATTCTTGCCTACGCCAGTCGGCGTGAACAGCAGACGCTGGGTGTTTGGCCCGGCGGTCTGTTCCTCGACGCCCAGCCACCGTGCCACCATGGGTAACGTCGTCCCTTGAATCAGCAAGCTGGTCAGCATGATAAAAAAGGCCACATTAAAGATCGCCTGCGAGCCCGGCAGATGCTCCAGCAGCGGAAACGTCGCCAGGATGATCGGGACCGCGCCGCGTAACCCCACCCAGGCCGCCATGCCTTTGTGCCGCACCGGCATGTGGGCGAACGTCAGGCTGAGAAAGACCGCGACCGGCCGGGCGACAAACATCAGGAACAGCGAGATCAGCAGAGCCGGACCCGCGATCTGAAGCACATGGGATGGAAAGACCAGCAACCCTAGGAGCAGGAACATTCCGATCTCCAGCAGGTACGTCAGCCCCTCATGCCACTGGCGCAGGGAACGCTGATGGACGAAATTGCTGTTCCCGAGCACCACACCAGCGATGTAGACCGCCAGGAAACCGCTGCCGCCCACCAGGGCAGTCACGGCGTAGACGAGGCCGACCAGGGCCACGGACAGAACGGTGTAAAGCCCCTCGGAAGGAAGCTCGATTTTGTTGAAGCTCCGAACCGCCAGCCAGCCCAGACCAGCACCAAAAGCAGCGCCCAGCAGCATTTGTTTCACGAAGAGCACCAGCAGTTCAGACCACGACGTTTCTGGATGGCCGATCAGCGCTGTAAGGCCAATAACGAGGAAGACCGCCATCGGATCATTCACTCCGGATTCCAGCTCCAGCAGAGGCTTAATCTTACCTTTAAGTCCCAGCGCCCGCTCTTTGAGCACCGAGAAGACGGCGCTGGCGTCCGTGCTGGAGACCACAGCGCCCAGCAGGAGACTCGTCAGCCAGGGGAGATTCAGCAGCAGATGGGCCACGGCGGCGACCAGTGAGGTGGTCAGCAGCACTCCAAGGGTGGCGAGGGCCAGGCCGCTGCGCAAGGCAGGGCGGGTGTGCTTCCAGTTCGTTTCGAGTCCACCGGAATAGAGGATGAACGCCAGCGTGATGATGCCCACGGCCTGAGCCAAGCCGTAATTGGCGAACTCGATGCCGCCGGGGCCTTCACTCCCGGCCAGCATGCCGATGACCAGGAAGAGCAACAGCCCAGGAACGCCGAGGCGACCGCCGATTTTGCTGGCGAGCAGTCCCAGCAGTAGCAAGGCTGAGGTGATCAGGATCGGAAGATCAATGGGATTGGCGTGGTTCATCCTGAAACTTCCTGCAGACGCGGGACCAGCTCAGGGTACGGAGTTGTCATCGGGTTCACTTCTGGGGAGCTCCGGACGTCTTGGGCTGAACCACCAGTTCCAGGTCGAGGGCATCGAGCAGATCAATGAGACTTTGTGGGATTCGACCGCGCCGCCCACCTAACAGTTCCGCCACGCTGGGTTGTTTAATGCCAAGTTTGAGTGCCAGATCTGCCTGGGTCAGGCGTGGGCTCTCTGCGTTGATGGCGTCGCGTAGAGCGTTTCGGATACGGAGATCGGTAGGCGAGAGGTCTTGAATCATGCCCTATTATAATTGTCAAATTGACTATTTATAAATATTGTCATATTAGCGAGACACCAAAGAAGGCGCTTACCCGGCAAAGAGAAAGCGCCTTCTGAGTCAAATCCCCACAGGAGAACGACATGTAAGAGTTTACCCCCAACACCGGCCGCCGCGCCCAGAGCCGCACCTTCAATGTCCTGACCATCGACCGCGAGACCCGCGTGGTGGTCGACGTCAGCTACACCAGCGTCAACTTGACCCGCACGCCCGCCGGTTGGGTCGCCGAGATCAACGGTGAGGCCGTGGATCTGACTCGCGCCGTGAACCTGCTGCAGACCGCTGAGCGCGTCTGGCTGCTTGAAGAAGTGCTGGCTCTGGAGCCCGGCGAGGTGGCCGTGATAGGCAATGCGGTGGCCCGTCAGCTGCACATCGAACTCGGCACCCTCGGCTACAAGAATCACTATCAGCTGGCGAGCGACGCCCTGGCTGGTGGTGGGTGGGCGGCTTAAAGTAACGAACGCAGACAGAACAAAGGCGCCCCCGAGTCAACTGACTTGGGGGCGCCTTTGTTCCGTTGAGTGTGTCGTATACGCTGATCAGCTTTAAGCTTGACCCATAGGGATCTCAACGCCGAGTTGTCTGAGTAAGAGCACGCTATCCCACATCATCCATGACTCCGCAATCTTGTCGCCCTCAAAGCGCACGAAATAGGACATGACCATCGTGATGTCCTTACCGGTGGGTTCAAACCCCATGAATGGCCCGGTGTGCTTAACGTGATGAGTGATGCGGTAAGCGGCGTGATCTTCTTCGACCACTAAGTGGTCAATTCGCATATGATGGTCACTGAAGGCGTTGAGGTACAGCTTGGCCATTTCGACGTGAGCATCGTGCCCTACAATATCGCCATCCGTACCGCTGTGGGTAACGCGGTGAGCGTGCGAGGACTCCCGGAAAATCTCTGAATTCTTTCCAGTCCACATCTCTTCGTTTTCTCGACGGATGATATTGCGGATGTGCTGGTGATTCATATTGATCCTTCCAAAAGCGGGGGCCAAGCAGTGAGGAATACCCGAAATGGGCACGCGGTCAGTCGGCGGCATTGTGAGATTAGCACAATTGGTAAGACTGGAGAGTCTCTTTCCCTACCCTCTGCCCATGCCTCGCGTCCACCTCATCGATGCCCAGACCGGAGAGGTTCTCGAAGACCTGGATTTCTTCGAGACAGCCAACCAGGGCCGCACCCGCTGCGCCCGGCACGCCGATCAGATGTTGACCTGGACGCGCAGCCTCGATGGCCTGTGGATCGCCGAGTGCGAAGAAGAAGTCTACCATGTCGAGCCGGACCGGATGGAGCAGGCTACTTTTGATTCAGGCTTAAGTGATTGACCTTTCTGCGTTCTGATTCTCGATCATGATAAACACAAGCGCACTGAGATTGAGAGCGGCAATGACGAGCGCTGTTTGCCAGTCGAGAATTTTCAGGAACAGCATGAATACAGGGAACGCTAGGAAGATCGTCAGCAACCCCAGGTAAGGCAAGGCGTAAGCCAGGAACCGGATTGCCACCAAGATGGCAGAAGAGGACCTTCTTGGAGAAACACGCGGCGCTGCCGTCACGGAGAGGATACTCTTCATGGAAAAAGCATGGAAAACAGCTGCTTCCGACGGATGAATCAACGTTGAACAAAACTAAAAAAATAAGAAAACGGTCAAGTAAGCCTGCGACATATGGCAAAGGCCCCGCCCGGCCGAAGGCAGAGCAGAGATGTATTTCCATTGCCCTATCCTCTCTCTATACCCCGCACGCAGCTAATCAAGGCGAACATCGGTAAGATCTTAGAGGACCTCGGCTATCACCACTCTAGATCCACTTGTTGCGCCGTGCCACGAACAACACAAGAGCAATCAGGGCCAGCATACCAAGCACCATCCAGAGGAAGCCGTGAAGACCGGCCTTGAAGAAGTCTACCTGGAAGTTGGTGCCCATCACCCCGGCAACCGCACCGATCACGCCCAACGAGACCGTGACGATGGTGAGGACTTGCACGGCATCATTGGTTTTTCGGCTCGTTCCGGCCATATAAAGATCGAAGGAGCCGATGACCAGTTCACGGGCCTTCTCGGCGGCGTCCATCGCCCGCTCAAAACGGTCAAAGAGTGAACGGAAGGCGGGGCCCGCCTCTGTTGTCCCCAGGCCTTGAAAGTCTGGTCTGGCGAGGCTAGAGAACACTTCACGGTGAGGTGCCAACGTTCGCCGCAGTTCTCCGACGCGTCGCCGGAGCGTGACGAGATCGCCGAGGAATTCCCGGTCCGTCGGATGCAGCAAGATTTCTTCGTCCAGGTCGTCGATGGTTTCTTCGAAGGATTCTAGAACCCGGAAGTAACTGGAAATATGCCAGTCGAGCAGCGCCGCCAGAAACGTTGCGGAATCAAGGGCGCCCAGGCCACTGTTTTCGCGAACCCGATCATCGAAATCGTGCAGGAACTGTAACGCCTCGACATGAATTGTCACCACATAGTTCGGGCCAGCAAAAAAGTCGAGCGGGATGGTGCGAAAACTGGTTTCACCTTCGTGCTTGTTGGCGGCTATGGCCACGACATTGATCTGAAAGTAATCTTTGAACTGATCCAGTCGGGGGCGGCCGATTGGATTGAGCAGATTTTTGATGGACTCGCGGTGAAGGTGGATTACACTTCCAATCCGCTCGATTTCGTTTGGGTCTTCACCCGTAATATCGATCCAGAGCAGCTGACGGTCCGAGAGATGGCTAAGCGCGTCGTTACCGAGCTCAACCGCCTGGTCTGTACCGTCTGCGTCGTAAAGAAATGCCCGAATCGTCATGGCTCATCTTAGGGTTGATTCTACTTCGGGATGAAATCGCCCCGGCAGCAAAGGCAGCAAAGCCGCCCCCGCCTGGCCGGAGCCGCAGCGGGGGCGTGTTGTTGGAAGTTTGTGCCGTTAGCGAATGCTGCTGAGCCAGCTGAGCATGGCCTGATTGACCTGATCGGCCTTCTCGTACGTCAGGGCATGCGCTGCGCCCGGAATCACCACCAGCGTGGAGCCGGCAATGTTCTGGTGCATCTTCTCTGAAAAGACCGGCGGGTAGACCGTGTCTTCCAGTCCCTCCAGAATCAACGTGGGCACCGTGATGGTCTTCAAGGTCGGCACCGAGTCCGGACGTGTAGCCAGCACCTTCGCTCCAGCCACATCACCGGCGATCGACGCCTGCTTGACGATGTCGCCCAGGAACGCCGCCTGCTGGGGCATATTCTTGCGGGTCGCGCCGGTCAGCATGTCCTTGAGTAGCTCGTCGACCAGCGACTGAGGACCGTAGGTAACGGCTTTCTGGGCCATGCCTTTCCAGAGGTTTTGCTCCACGATGCTGGCCGGGTTGGCGATGGTATCGATCAGGATCATACCGCTGAAGCGCTCCGGTGCAGTACGGTACATCTCGAAGACAATCGGACCGCCCATGCTCATGCCGCCGATCACCGCTTTGGAGACATTCAGGGTGTCGAGGACGCCCAGGGCATCTTTAGCGTATGTCGAAAGCGAACCGGGGTCTTCTGCTGGCGCTGTACTTTTCCCGAAGCCGCGCAGGTCAATGGTGATGACTTTGTGGCTCTGGCTCAGTGCGTCACGGTTTTTTGAGAACAGTTCGCCGCTGAGTGGATAGCCATGAATCAGCAGCACTGCCGGTCCCTGTCCCTGAACCACGTAGTGAATCCGGGCGCCGTTGACTTCGGCGTAGCCGTCTTGCATCGACATGGAACCGGCACCTCCGGCGAGGGCTGCGGAAAGGCCTAGAAGAACGGTGAAAGCAGCAACAGAAAGTTTTGATGGCATGGTGATCACTGTGAATGATCGCGGTTTGATAAGCCATTGATGGGAAACCAATCTGATGTTGCCAAAACCTTTAGTGCAATAAGATAAACTCAAGGCGTACCATGTCGATCTTGATCAGTAAGATGAATAAATGATCTGTGAGTTTTCCTTCTGTACATGGTCTGCTACGGTCTTGGTACGCCAAGCGATGCGGGTGCAGAGCGCTCAAGGCCCCAGCGCACAGGATCGGCCCACCACGATGGGTGAGGCCGCTTCTAGAAGTCATCCAGAAATTCGGCGAAGCAGGATGAGGATGCAAGCAAGCTGAACAAAACTGAGGAAATGCTGTGCCTTGTGCTCATCGCGGGTCCGAACTCGACGAAACGACTGCAACCAGGCGATGGTCCGTTCCACATGCCAACGACGTTTGGACCGTCTCAGCGAACGTCCATCCTGGGTCTTATGTTTCCTGTTCTTACGGTTGGGAGCAATCATCTGGATGCCGAGCTCGCTGAGCTCGGCATCCAGACCATCACTGTCGTAGGCTTTGTCGCCAATGAGTCGCTGCGGGGAATTAAAGCCGAAGGACGCTTCCAGAGTGTCGTGGACGAGTTTGACCTCGGCTGGACTGGCGCTACAGCGATGCACGGCCAACGGCGTACCACGTGCATCGACCATGAGCATGATCTTGGTGCCTTTCCCTTTTTTGGTTGGGCCGACGTCCGCGCCCCTTTGTTGGCGGCACTGAACGTGCCGAGAGTATTAGCTTCGCGTAGATCGAGCAGCTCCCGATCTTCGAGCAGGTCGTAGAGTTGCCCCAGGACCTCGGGAAAGACATTTCGGTCGTTCCATTCTTTGAAGCGCGCGAAGCAGGTGGATTTTGGCGGAAACGCTTCACGAGGCAGTTTGTCCCATTGTGTCCCGGTCCGCAGTACCCACAAGATACCTTCCAGCAGCGCGCGGTCGTCCCGTCTGGGACGACCGCGCTTCGTCTTCTTTTCCGGAAGATTCAATAGGGGCGCCAGGAGCGCCCAGCGCTCATCCTTCAACCGCATTCCCAAAAGATGCCCGGCCGCTGCCTCTGCCATCGTGACCATTTTCTGGATGACCTCTATGACAGTGATTCTGGATGCTCTCAACCGTAAGAACAGGAAACACAAGACCCAGGATGGACGTTCGCTGAGACGGTCCAAACGTCGTTGGCATGTCGTTGGCATGTGGAACGGACCATCGCCTGGTTGCAGTCGTTTCGTCGAGTTCGGACCCGCGATGAGCACAAGGCCCAGCATTTCCTCAGTTTTGTTCAGCTTGCTTGCATCCTCATCCTGCTTCGCCGAATTTCTGGATGACTTCTAGATGGTATTTTCTACGTTCTGCGTGGGGGCCATAGCCTGGCGGGCGATGCCCACGCCTTTCGCCTTGGCAAGCGATCTATCACTACCACCGCTTGTGGCGGTTGCAAGGCTTCTGGGAGGCACTGCACACGACTTGACGTGAATTACTTCGTCAGCGGAAAGGCCGCGAGGCGACACCCAGTGCTGGGATCGTCGATAGTCAATCGGTCAAGAGCACCGAGGCGGGTGGCCCCGTGGCTACGACGTGGGCAAAAAGGTCAACGGGCGCAAAAGGCATTTCCTCGTCGATACGCTGGGATTCGTTATGGCCGTCAAGGTGCATAAGGCGCATATCCAAGACCGCGCAGGCGCGGTCCTCCTCCTGCGAGATCTGCCGAAGGTCTTTCCGCGCATGCAGCACCTGTAGGCCAATGCGGGGTACACTGGAAAGCTCGCGCAGGACATCAAACTGCATCTGGGTTGGACGCTCGAAATCGTCAAGCATCCCTGGTCAGGCTGGCAGGGCTCCTGGGCACCAAAAGAGGTACCTCCACGGATCGTGGAGGTGCCCAAGGGCTTTGTGGTACTCAAGCGTCGCTGGGTGGTGGAGCGAAGCTTTGCTTGGCTGGGCAAGTCCAGACGTATGGCGAAAGACTACCAAGCGTTGTTGGAAACCGCAGAGAATCTCGTGTACGAGGTCATGATCCGCTTGATGGTGTGCCGCTTGGCCAGCAGTGCCCCCTGAGACTTCTCAGACACATTTTAGGAAAGACATAAGGGAACGCCGAAGCATGAGCGTACAATGCCGCGTGCCGCTCGATATTGATGGCCTGAACATGACGAAGCAAGGCCAGCGCCTCACTTGTAAGGGGCACGCCCCGGCGTGACTGTTTCGTTTTCGGCGTGCCTTCATACACCCGCTTCCCTGAAATAGAACGCGTGGCCCGCACTGTGGCTATACCGCGCCCGAAGTCCACAGCGTCCCACTTCAACTCCACTGCTTCCCCTCGCCACATTCCGGTGAGCAGCAGGAAGGCCGCCAAGTCTCCGTGTGTCACCTCCCGCGCCGTTTCGAGGATGCGCCGTGCTTGCTCTTTGTTATAAGCGTGTACCTCTTCGCCGTCTGCACGCGCTGGCTAAGAATTACGGCTGCCGGCCCCGCACGCTCTTGACCATCAACGGCGCCGAACCGCACGAGCTGCTGGCCTTCGACACGGCGGTGATGCTGTGGGCCAACGCGGTGGAGGGTGAGCGGCAGTATCAGGAGAAGACGAAGGCCAAGAACTGAAAGTAAACCCCCAGGCATAGCTGGGGGTTCTTTTCGCAGAAGCGTTACTTGGCTTTGCTGGTTTTCTTCGCTGCTTTGGGTGCCGCCCTCTGCCCAGCACGGCTGCTGCCGAGTTTCTGCCCCTTGTCGTGGCTGGCCTGCATTTTGCGGCGGGTTTCTTCGGCCATAGCCTTGAAGTCCACCAGGCCCGCTTCGATGTTCTCGGCGGTCGGTTTGATCTTGCCGCCCGTACGAGAAGCCGCCAGACCACGGTTGATCTCGTCAAACCAGGCATCGAATTCGGGC encodes the following:
- a CDS encoding potassium/proton antiporter, which produces MNHANPIDLPILITSALLLLGLLASKIGGRLGVPGLLLFLVIGMLAGSEGPGGIEFANYGLAQAVGIITLAFILYSGGLETNWKHTRPALRSGLALATLGVLLTTSLVAAVAHLLLNLPWLTSLLLGAVVSSTDASAVFSVLKERALGLKGKIKPLLELESGVNDPMAVFLVIGLTALIGHPETSWSELLVLFVKQMLLGAAFGAGLGWLAVRSFNKIELPSEGLYTVLSVALVGLVYAVTALVGGSGFLAVYIAGVVLGNSNFVHQRSLRQWHEGLTYLLEIGMFLLLGLLVFPSHVLQIAGPALLISLFLMFVARPVAVFLSLTFAHMPVRHKGMAAWVGLRGAVPIILATFPLLEHLPGSQAIFNVAFFIMLTSLLIQGTTLPMVARWLGVEEQTAGPNTQRLLFTPTGVGKNDLLEVLVRPESRVVGRRIVDLRFPPEAIILLIHRAGEYIVPNGSTIIQAGDELQVLGSAEFTEKIRTRIEQ
- a CDS encoding helix-turn-helix domain-containing protein; this encodes MIQDLSPTDLRIRNALRDAINAESPRLTQADLALKLGIKQPSVAELLGGRRGRIPQSLIDLLDALDLELVVQPKTSGAPQK
- a CDS encoding ester cyclase, translating into MNHQHIRNIIRRENEEMWTGKNSEIFRESSHAHRVTHSGTDGDIVGHDAHVEMAKLYLNAFSDHHMRIDHLVVEEDHAAYRITHHVKHTGPFMGFEPTGKDITMVMSYFVRFEGDKIAESWMMWDSVLLLRQLGVEIPMGQA
- a CDS encoding magnesium transporter CorA family protein — encoded protein: MTIRAFLYDADGTDQAVELGNDALSHLSDRQLLWIDITGEDPNEIERIGSVIHLHRESIKNLLNPIGRPRLDQFKDYFQINVVAIAANKHEGETSFRTIPLDFFAGPNYVVTIHVEALQFLHDFDDRVRENSGLGALDSATFLAALLDWHISSYFRVLESFEETIDDLDEEILLHPTDREFLGDLVTLRRRVGELRRTLAPHREVFSSLARPDFQGLGTTEAGPAFRSLFDRFERAMDAAEKARELVIGSFDLYMAGTSRKTNDAVQVLTIVTVSLGVIGAVAGVMGTNFQVDFFKAGLHGFLWMVLGMLALIALVLFVARRNKWI
- a CDS encoding alpha/beta fold hydrolase; the protein is MSMQDGYAEVNGARIHYVVQGQGPAVLLIHGYPLSGELFSKNRDALSQSHKVITIDLRGFGKSTAPAEDPGSLSTYAKDALGVLDTLNVSKAVIGGMSMGGPIVFEMYRTAPERFSGMILIDTIANPASIVEQNLWKGMAQKAVTYGPQSLVDELLKDMLTGATRKNMPQQAAFLGDIVKQASIAGDVAGAKVLATRPDSVPTLKTITVPTLILEGLEDTVYPPVFSEKMHQNIAGSTLVVIPGAAHALTYEKADQVNQAMLSWLSSIR
- a CDS encoding IS5 family transposase (programmed frameshift), encoding MRLKDERWALLAPLLNLPEKKTKRGRPRRDDRALLEGILWVLRTGTQWDKLPREAFPPKSTCFARFKEWNDRNVFPEVLGQLYDLLEDRELLDLREANTLGTFSAANKGARTSAQPKKGKGTKIMLMVDARGTPLAVHRCSASPAEVKLVHDTLEASFGFNSPQRLIGDKAYDSDGLDAELSELGIQMIAPNRKNRKHKTQDGRSLRRSKRRWHVERTIAWLQSFRRVRTRDEHKAQHFLSFVQLACILILLRRISG
- a CDS encoding transposase → MEVPKGFVVLKRRWVVERSFAWLGKSRRMAKDYQALLETAENLVYEVMIRLMVCRLASSAP
- a CDS encoding tyrosine-type recombinase/integrase, which codes for MTHGDLAAFLLLTGMWRGEAVELKWDAVDFGRGIATVRATRSISGKRVYEGTPKTKQSRRGVPLTSEALALLRHVQAINIERHAALYAHASAFPYVFPKMCLRSLRGHCWPSGTPSSGS